ATGTGCATCCGGCCGCGCATTGTCGGTGGTGAGTTGCACCAGCTTGCAGCCACGCTCCCGGCATTGCTCGATCGCCCATTCGATCATGCGACCACCATGGCCCTCGCTGCGCCGGTCGCTGGCGATACGCACCGCCTCGATCTGGCCGCGCCACGATCCCCTCCGCGAAAGCCCGGGAATGAAGCTGAGCTGCAGGGTGCCGATCACGCTGCGATCGTCCTCTGCCACTGCGAGGAACTGGTTTGGATCGGCTTCAATAGCCCGGAAGGCGGCGAGATAGGCTTCGTCGACAATGCCTTCAGCCGCTTCGCGATTGCGCCCCAGCGGGTCGTCGGCGAGCAGAACAAGGATCGTCGATAAATCCCGGACCTCGGCCCGGCGAAACATTATCTGCGTCATGACGGCAATCCGTGGCCGCCCGGCGGAACCGGGCGGCAGCTTTTTCAGAGCTGCTCAAGCATCGCAGCGGCACCAGACACTGTGGCCTGACCCGGACTTTCCTCGACGTTTACGGATTTCACCACGCCGTCCTCGACCAGCATGGAATAGCGCTTGGACCGAACGCCGAGCGTGCCGGCGGAAAGGTCGATATCCATGCCCAGCGCCTTGGTGAAGGCGGCGTTCCAGTCGGAGAGGAAATGGATCTTGCCCATGCCGCCGGACGCGGTCGCCCAGGCGCCCATGACATGAAGGTCGTTGACGGCAACGACGGCGATGTCATCGACGCCGCGGGCGAGGATAGCGTCACGATTTTCCAGAAAGCCCGGCAGGTGGTTCAGCGAGCAGGTGGGCGTGAAGGCGCCGGGAACTGCAAACAGCACGACCTTCTTGCCGGCAAACAGCTGATCCGTGGTGATCTCGACCGGGCCGTCGGCGGTCTTTTCCTTGAAAGTAGCGGCAGGCAGCTTGTCTCCGACGGAAATGGTCACGGGGTCTCTCCCTTTGAGAATGTTCAGAATGGCAGGCGTCGTCCGAAGCCGACGGGTTGATGGGAATATAGATTCGCGTCAATCAAAGGCAAGCGCGGTTTCGATGCTGCGGTCGCCTGAGGTGACGACGACCAGAACCGAGCCACTTTTCAGCGCTCCGCCCGAGGTCGGGGGCTTCACGGGAACTTTGGCAAGGATCGTTCCGCCATCGGTTATGGAGATGGCCGTCTTGCCAAAACCGAAGCCGGGCGGGCCGGCAACGAATATCTCCGCTGAGGATGGGTCGGCGCCTTCCGGAAGCCCAACGTCCATGCTCAATGTCGCGACCTTCGGGTCGTACGCCGCCGAAGCCACCTTGAAGCTATCGTCGGGTTGTGCCGGTAGGGCTGCGACGGCAGCGTCGATCCGGGCGCGTTCCAGCGGATTTTCCACCAGCCTTTCCGGCAGGGAAACCTTCAGCGCCGCCTGGACGGGTATGCAGATGTCCTTGCAGATGCCGAGGAAGACCGATGCATCCAAAGCAAGGTCGCCGGGACGGTTGCGCTTGAGCGTCAGCGGCAAGGCGACGGAATGGTCGTAGCCGACATAACGAACGATTCCATCGTCAAAAGTCTGCGGCGGAGGGAAGCGGATGCCGGAGAAATCGATGCCGCCGGCGGCATCGATCGTCACCTCGGGCGGGATGCCACTTGCGCCCGGCTCGCGCCAATAGGTCTTCCAGCCGGGTTTAAGTCTTATGTCGAGGATGGCGGGGATATTGCCATCGGCCTGAGGCTTTGCGGCGACGATCCGCACCTCTCCGCCCTCGACAACCGTCCACTCGCTGCTCGCAGCTTCGCTTGGTTTTGCAAAAAAATATCCGGCAAGGGTTGCCAGCACGAGGAAATGCGTCACATTCTGTAGAAGACCACTGCGTTTCATGACGGTGACGATTATCGTTTTTGTGAAGCGGATGAAAGGTACCTGCTCCTCCCCATGATCATATTGTGGTGATGGAGGATGCGGTGCGCGGCGGCGTGCAGGACAGAATACCGAGAGTGACGACACGTCTGACTTTGGCTCTGACCGGATAGGCTGACACCATGATGGCGACATTTCAGAAAAAGCGCGAACGCGGCCAGCTGGACGGACATTTCCTGATCGCCATGCCTGGCATGGTCGATAGCAATTTTGCCCGTACGGTGATCTATGTCTGCGCCCATTCCAGCGATGGTGCGATGGGTTTCATCCTGAACCGGCCCCAGCAGCTGACCTTTACCGATGTGCTTCGCCATCTGGACATCATTGACCAGGATGAGGCGATACGCCTGCCTGACAAGACGCGCCGTTTCCAGATCCAGTCCGGCGGTCCCGTCGAGACCGGGCGCGGCTTCGTGCTGCACTCCGACGATTACCTCAGCACCTCCAGCATTCCCGTCAGCGACGAGATCTGCCTGACGGCGACGCTCGATATTGTTCGCGCCATATCGCGCGGCGAAGGTCCCGCCCGGGCAACCATGATGCTTGGTTACGCAGGCTGGGGAGCCGGGCAGCTGGAAAACGAAATCGCCAACAACGGCTGGCTCAACTGCCCGGCAAGCGAAGATCTGATCTTCGATCGCGACTTCGGCGACAAGTACGATCGTGCCCTGGCCTTGATGGGTGTAGCGCCGGCCATGCTGTCGATGGACGCTGGTCACGCCTGAGGTTTGTTCCCTCAGGGTGTCAAATTTCTTTTACAAAAAAGCCCGGAACATTTTCCACCCGTTCCCGTTTTCCAGTGGCACGACATGACGAAGCGCGCATGTCGAAAGACCAAGGAGAATGATAATGGGCAGCACGTCCGACAAGATTTCCGGCGCCGCAAATCAGGCAGCTGGCAAGGCAAAGCAGGCGGCCGGCAAAGTAACCGGCAACGACAAGCTGCGTGCCGAAGGCAAGGGCCAGGAAGTCAAGGGCAAGGTCCAGACTGCTTCTGGCAAAGCCAAGGACGCCGTAAAGGGCGCCGTCGATCGCATGTAATCCGTTTCCGCCGCAGTCCGCGTCATAAGACGTGGACCGTGGCAACGAGGTGCGCAACCAGCTTCTGTCCTGACGGGTTCAACTGGATGGGAGACTATGCGCCGATGCCCGCTGTGCCTTGTGCCAGCGGGCATTTCTTATGTTGTAACGTGATGTATGATCCCCGAAAACTTATCCTTGATTATGCCAGGGCGGACCCACCTCCATGAGACTTTATGCCTGTGAGAACTGCGGAAACTCCATTCATTTCGACAATCGCACCTGCATTTCCTGTGGTTCGCAACTCGGATTTTCCTCTGAAAGCCTGCTGCTTCATGCGCTTCAGCCGGTCGATGGTGGATGGAAGACGATGTCGTCCTTGCCGCAGAGCGTGTTTTTTTGCGCCAATGCGGCCCATGATATCTGCAACTGGCTTGTGACGGCGGGTGACGGCAACGCCTACTGCGTCGCCTGCCGGTATAACCGTATCGTGCCGGTCACGGACAACCCGGAAGGCCTGGAGCGCTGGCAGAGGATCGGGCAGGCGCAAAGGCATCTGTTCTATTCTCTGCTGCGCTGGAGACTTCCTATTCCGGGGCGCGATATCGATCCGCAGGGGGGCCTCGTCTTCGATTTCCTGGCGGATGAAGTTGATGCGAACGGCAATGTCATCCCGGCAATGACCGGGCATGAAGACGGGCTCATCAGCCTGCGCGCGGCGGAGGCCAACGACGCGACGCGCGAAAGCGTGCGTGTCTCGATGGGCGAACCTTATCGCACTCTGCTTGGGCATTTTCGCCACGAGATCGGTCATTTCTATTGGGGACAACTGGTAAGGGATGACGATACCCTTGCGCTTGCGCGGCAGCTCTTCGGCGACGAGCGCGAGGACTATGCCGAGGCGCTGCAGCGCAACTATGAGCAGGGGCCTCCAGCAGACTGGCAGACACGCTTCATCAGCACCTATGCCAGCTGCCATCCGGCGGAGGATTTCGCCGAGTGCTGGGCGCATTTCTGCCATATCGTCGATACGCTGGAAACGGCGCGCTCCTTTGGCATCTCCACCGACCCGCGCCGCCACGAAGATATGGCAGCAGAAGTCGATTTTGATCCTTATCGCGCCCATGACGCGCAAACGCTGGTGGATGCCTGGATCCCGCTCAGCGTCGCGCTCAACAGCCTGCAGCGCAGCATGGGGCAGGCCGACAGCTACCCCTTTGTGCTTTCAGCGTCGGTGGTGGAAAAGCTGAATTTCATCAATGCTTTGATACAGCGTGCGGGCAATCGCCAGTATTCTTTAGGCAATAGGCAATAGGCAATAGGCAATAGGGATTAGGGCGGCAGTAGAAAAGATTGCCTGCCGGAAGAAGCCAGTTCGAAGCGTTCCTCAACTGCCTACTGCCTAAAATCACGCCCTCTTCATCAACGGAAATCGTTCCTTCAGCAGCCGCTGAATGGAATCTGCTCCGATCGGCGGGCCGAAGAGGAAGCTCTGGCCGAAGTCGCAACCCATCTGGGCGAGTTGCACGGCATCCTCCTCCGACTCGATGCCTTCAGCAACGACCTGCATCTCAAGCTCCCTCGCCATGGTGATAACGGAGCGCAGAAGGATGGTGCGCTTGTCGCTTGAATCCTTGACCAGTGCCTTGTCGATCTTGATCGTGTCGAAGGGGAAGCGAGTGAGATAGGCAAGCGAGGAATGTCCCGTGCCGAAGTCATCCAGTGCAAGCTTCAGGCCGGCGTCCTTCAGTTTTTCGAGAACAAGCCGCGCCTGTTCCGGATTTTCCATCACGAGCGATTCCGTCAGTTCGATCCGGATCTTCTGTGGGTCGCAGCGGTTCTTGGTCAGGATCGCGCGAATATCGTCGTAGAGATCGTTGTTGAGAAGCTGCGCGCTCGACAGGTTGACGGATACGAAGATCGGCAGGTCGCCGGTCTGAAGTTGCCATTCGTTGAGGTCGCTTGTAGCGCGCTCAAAGGCAAACAGTCCAAGTTCACTGATGAGATCGCAGCTTTCTGCAACCGGGATGAATTCCGACGGCGAGATATTGCCGCGCTTGGGATGATCCCAGCGCATCAGGGCCTCGAAACCGGCGATCTCGGCGTCTTGCAAGCGCACGATCGGCTGGTAGACGAGGCTCAATTCTTTACGCTCGATGGCGCGCTTCAGGTCATGTTCCAGCTGCATGCGATCCGTGCCGGAGGTGCGGAACGCCGGCCGGAAGGGCTCGACCCTGTTGCCGCCGGCCTTCTTGGCACGGAACATCGCAAGCTCTGCGTCATCCAGCAGGATGGCGGCATTCTCCTGCTGATCCACCCAGGACACGAGACCGATCGAGGCCGTGAGGTTGACTTCGCGGTTGCCGAAGGAGAGCGGCACCATGATCGCCTTCGACACGGCATCGGCGAAATCGGCAACTTTTGCAGGGTCGCGCTCGGACATCAGGATCAGCCCGAAAGCATCGCCACCCAGACGCGAGAGTGTGTCCTGCGGCTTCAGGAGCCGGCGCAGGCGACGGGTCAGGGCAATCAGGATATTGTCACCGGCAGCTATGCCGAGCGTATCGTTCACGGACTTGTAGCGGTCTATGTCGATGGTGATGACGGTCGGGCGAACGGAATTCGAACCCGAGGCCAGCGAGAGAATCGATTGCAGACGATCGAGGAAGACCTGGCGGTTTGGAAGGCCGGTCAGATTGTCGTGCATCGCATTGTGCAGCAGTCGGTCGATCGAATTCTTGTGTTCCGTGACATCGACGATTGTGCCGACGCAGCGGATGATTTCGCCATTGGCGCCAAGAACAGGCCGGGCACGGATGGACAGCCAATGATAGTGGCCGTCTTCGGCGCGGATGCGGAATTCATGGTTCAATCGGCCGCGACGATGCTCCAGAAGAACGTCGAGCGTGGCGCGGAAGCGATCGCGGTCGTCGGGGTGGAGGCGCGGCAGCCAGTTGCGGGCCGGGCCATGCATGCTGCCCGGCGAAAGTCCGAGCTGGGCGGAGATATCGGGAATGGTCACCACGCGGTCGCGCGCCACATCCCAGTCCCAGACCGTATCGCCCGAGCCGGTCAGCGCAAGCGACTGGCGTTCGAGATCTGAGAACAGACCCTGGCTATAGGCGCCACCGGCGAAGGCGTGCTGCATCACCGTAAAGCCGATCAGGAGCACGATCAGAACGAGGCCACCGCCAAGAGCGGGCTGCACGATGTCGTTGGAGAGCTGGCCGGTAACCGTCAGCCAGGCGCCGAACAGCCAGACAAGGATGAGCAGCCAGGCCGGAACGAGCAGGATGGCGCGGTCATAACGATTGAAGCCGAGATAGGCGATCAGGATGATGCCGGCCGTACCGGTCAACGCAAAGGAGAGGCGGGCAATACCGGCAGCGATCGCCGGGTCGTAGATGGCGACGCCGAAGAGCAGTCCAAGGCCGAGGATCCAGGCGAGCGTCGCATAGGACAGATGCTGGTGCCAGCGGTTGAGATTGAGATAGGTGAACAGGAAGACCACCAATCCCGCCGCAAGGAACACCTCGGTTCCCGCTCGCCATATTCGGTCGTCGCCGGCCGTCACGCTGATCAGTTTCGAGAGAAAGCCGAAGTCGACGCAGATATAGGCCAGCACCGCCCAGGCCAAGGCTGCCGTCGCGGGCAGCATCGAGGTGCCCTTGACGACGAAGAGAATGGTCAGGAACACTGCCAGCAGGCCGGCGATGCCGAGCACGATGCCACGGTAGAGCGTGAAGGCGTTGACGGTATCCTTGTAGGAGTCCGGTTCCCACAGATAAATCTGCGGCAGCTCAGGTGTGGCAAGCTCCGCAACGAAGGTGATGACCGAGCCGGGGTTGAGCGTGATGCGGAAGACATCCGCCTCTTCACTCGGCTGCCGATCCAGCGCAAAGCCTTCGCTGGGCGTGATCGAGAGGATGCGCTGCGAGCCGAGATCCGGCCAGAAAAGCTTCGAGTTCACCAGCCGGAAGTGGGGCGCGACGATGACGCGGTCGATCTGTTCTTCCGAAACATTGGCAAGCGCAAAGACGGCCCAGTCGCCCTGGTGGTTATCGGCGCTCGAGCGAACCTCGATACGGCGAACGATGCCATCGGTTCCAGGAGCCGTCGAAACCTGGAAGGCTTCGCCGCGACCGGTATAGATCTCCGTCGTCGCGGTCAGATCGAGCGCGGTGTCCTCGCGGGAAATTTTCACGGGCTCGATCGCCAGTGCCTGACTGGCCCACAGGATTGCGAACATGGCAAGGACAAGCGCCATGATCCTCTGGACCGGCAAGGGGAGGGGCAAGCGGGTGAACGTCATCAAATACTCAAATTCCTGGCTGGCGCGCTTTCCTGCGAGAGGAGGGAGAACATCAGGTGATCTCGCCAATGTCCATTGATCTTCAGATATTCCCGCAGGTAGCCTTCGCGCTGAAACCCGACCTTTTCAAGGAGCCGGATGCTTCTCTGGTTCTCGGGAATACAGGCTGCCTCGACCCGGTGCAACTGAAGGCTTGAAAAGATATAGGGGAGAGCAAGGCGCAGCGCCTGTTCCATATGGCCCTTGCCGGCATGACGCTCACCCATCCAGTAGCCGATCATGCAGCATTGGGCGACCCCGCGGCGGATATAGCCGATGGTCAGGCCGCCCAGAAGCTCGTTTTCGGCGCGTGAGAGGAGAAACAGCGGTACGGCCTGCCCGGAGGAAAATTCCTGTTCGTTGCGGATGACGCGTGTGCGAAAGGCGCTTTCCGTCATTTCATCCGCCCGCCATGTCGGCTCCCAGGGCTCCAGGAAAGCGCGACTTTCGCTGCGTAGCTGGAACCATTGCCGGTAGTCGGAGGTCTTGGGCAGCCGCAGGATATAGCTGGCGCTTGCAATCTCGACCGGGTCCGGTTGCCGTGACAGAAACCGAAAGACCGATCGTGTCATGTAAGCCTCCGCGGGCGAGCCGGAATGTCGATGCGCGCCGCTTCGGCTTTTAGCCGGCGGCCGCGCGGGGATGGTGGGTGCCGTTCGATAGCGCTCCCAGAATGTCG
This genomic stretch from Pararhizobium capsulatum DSM 1112 harbors:
- a CDS encoding GNAT family N-acetyltransferase is translated as MTQIMFRRAEVRDLSTILVLLADDPLGRNREAAEGIVDEAYLAAFRAIEADPNQFLAVAEDDRSVIGTLQLSFIPGLSRRGSWRGQIEAVRIASDRRSEGHGGRMIEWAIEQCRERGCKLVQLTTDNARPDAHRFYEKLGFVASHIGYKLTL
- a CDS encoding peroxiredoxin produces the protein MTISVGDKLPAATFKEKTADGPVEITTDQLFAGKKVVLFAVPGAFTPTCSLNHLPGFLENRDAILARGVDDIAVVAVNDLHVMGAWATASGGMGKIHFLSDWNAAFTKALGMDIDLSAGTLGVRSKRYSMLVEDGVVKSVNVEESPGQATVSGAAAMLEQL
- a CDS encoding protein-disulfide reductase DsbD domain-containing protein, with product MKRSGLLQNVTHFLVLATLAGYFFAKPSEAASSEWTVVEGGEVRIVAAKPQADGNIPAILDIRLKPGWKTYWREPGASGIPPEVTIDAAGGIDFSGIRFPPPQTFDDGIVRYVGYDHSVALPLTLKRNRPGDLALDASVFLGICKDICIPVQAALKVSLPERLVENPLERARIDAAVAALPAQPDDSFKVASAAYDPKVATLSMDVGLPEGADPSSAEIFVAGPPGFGFGKTAISITDGGTILAKVPVKPPTSGGALKSGSVLVVVTSGDRSIETALAFD
- a CDS encoding YqgE/AlgH family protein: MMATFQKKRERGQLDGHFLIAMPGMVDSNFARTVIYVCAHSSDGAMGFILNRPQQLTFTDVLRHLDIIDQDEAIRLPDKTRRFQIQSGGPVETGRGFVLHSDDYLSTSSIPVSDEICLTATLDIVRAISRGEGPARATMMLGYAGWGAGQLENEIANNGWLNCPASEDLIFDRDFGDKYDRALALMGVAPAMLSMDAGHA
- a CDS encoding CsbD family protein, which encodes MGSTSDKISGAANQAAGKAKQAAGKVTGNDKLRAEGKGQEVKGKVQTASGKAKDAVKGAVDRM
- a CDS encoding zinc-binding metallopeptidase family protein, producing the protein MRLYACENCGNSIHFDNRTCISCGSQLGFSSESLLLHALQPVDGGWKTMSSLPQSVFFCANAAHDICNWLVTAGDGNAYCVACRYNRIVPVTDNPEGLERWQRIGQAQRHLFYSLLRWRLPIPGRDIDPQGGLVFDFLADEVDANGNVIPAMTGHEDGLISLRAAEANDATRESVRVSMGEPYRTLLGHFRHEIGHFYWGQLVRDDDTLALARQLFGDEREDYAEALQRNYEQGPPADWQTRFISTYASCHPAEDFAECWAHFCHIVDTLETARSFGISTDPRRHEDMAAEVDFDPYRAHDAQTLVDAWIPLSVALNSLQRSMGQADSYPFVLSASVVEKLNFINALIQRAGNRQYSLGNRQ
- a CDS encoding EAL domain-containing protein; amino-acid sequence: MTFTRLPLPLPVQRIMALVLAMFAILWASQALAIEPVKISREDTALDLTATTEIYTGRGEAFQVSTAPGTDGIVRRIEVRSSADNHQGDWAVFALANVSEEQIDRVIVAPHFRLVNSKLFWPDLGSQRILSITPSEGFALDRQPSEEADVFRITLNPGSVITFVAELATPELPQIYLWEPDSYKDTVNAFTLYRGIVLGIAGLLAVFLTILFVVKGTSMLPATAALAWAVLAYICVDFGFLSKLISVTAGDDRIWRAGTEVFLAAGLVVFLFTYLNLNRWHQHLSYATLAWILGLGLLFGVAIYDPAIAAGIARLSFALTGTAGIILIAYLGFNRYDRAILLVPAWLLILVWLFGAWLTVTGQLSNDIVQPALGGGLVLIVLLIGFTVMQHAFAGGAYSQGLFSDLERQSLALTGSGDTVWDWDVARDRVVTIPDISAQLGLSPGSMHGPARNWLPRLHPDDRDRFRATLDVLLEHRRGRLNHEFRIRAEDGHYHWLSIRARPVLGANGEIIRCVGTIVDVTEHKNSIDRLLHNAMHDNLTGLPNRQVFLDRLQSILSLASGSNSVRPTVITIDIDRYKSVNDTLGIAAGDNILIALTRRLRRLLKPQDTLSRLGGDAFGLILMSERDPAKVADFADAVSKAIMVPLSFGNREVNLTASIGLVSWVDQQENAAILLDDAELAMFRAKKAGGNRVEPFRPAFRTSGTDRMQLEHDLKRAIERKELSLVYQPIVRLQDAEIAGFEALMRWDHPKRGNISPSEFIPVAESCDLISELGLFAFERATSDLNEWQLQTGDLPIFVSVNLSSAQLLNNDLYDDIRAILTKNRCDPQKIRIELTESLVMENPEQARLVLEKLKDAGLKLALDDFGTGHSSLAYLTRFPFDTIKIDKALVKDSSDKRTILLRSVITMARELEMQVVAEGIESEEDAVQLAQMGCDFGQSFLFGPPIGADSIQRLLKERFPLMKRA
- a CDS encoding GNAT family N-acetyltransferase, which encodes MTRSVFRFLSRQPDPVEIASASYILRLPKTSDYRQWFQLRSESRAFLEPWEPTWRADEMTESAFRTRVIRNEQEFSSGQAVPLFLLSRAENELLGGLTIGYIRRGVAQCCMIGYWMGERHAGKGHMEQALRLALPYIFSSLQLHRVEAACIPENQRSIRLLEKVGFQREGYLREYLKINGHWRDHLMFSLLSQESAPARNLSI